A part of Streptomyces sp. NBC_01210 genomic DNA contains:
- a CDS encoding ATP-binding cassette domain-containing protein encodes MGGLNVRMREVACRHGRVEAVADVDLEIAAGERVALTGTNGSGKTTLLRAVLGLHRQVTGSILVGGRDTRSPAEWAWRRRACAWIPQKPAAGRFPLLGDELLASSTAPEEATEAAARLGVGSLTERPLHTLSGGQLQRMYLARAIGCVAAGAEVLLADEPTAALDFSGQSEAADVLTSLPVTLVVVTHDRSLADRCDRVLEMAAGRLREVR; translated from the coding sequence ATGGGCGGGCTGAATGTACGCATGCGGGAGGTCGCCTGCCGCCATGGCCGGGTCGAGGCAGTCGCCGACGTGGATCTGGAGATCGCCGCCGGTGAACGCGTGGCGCTGACCGGGACCAACGGCTCGGGCAAGACCACGCTGCTGCGTGCCGTCCTCGGCCTGCACAGGCAGGTGACCGGATCGATCCTGGTCGGCGGCCGGGACACCCGTTCGCCGGCGGAATGGGCCTGGCGGCGGCGTGCGTGCGCCTGGATTCCGCAGAAGCCGGCGGCCGGCCGATTCCCTCTGCTGGGTGACGAGTTGCTGGCCAGCAGCACCGCGCCGGAGGAGGCCACCGAAGCCGCTGCCCGGCTCGGTGTGGGGTCGCTGACCGAGCGGCCCCTGCACACCCTCTCCGGCGGGCAGTTGCAGCGGATGTACCTCGCCCGGGCGATCGGCTGCGTCGCCGCCGGAGCCGAGGTGCTCCTGGCCGACGAACCCACCGCTGCCCTCGACTTCAGCGGCCAGTCGGAGGCGGCGGACGTCCTCACCTCCCTGCCGGTGACGCTGGTCGTGGTGACACACGACCGGTCTCTCGCGGACCGCTGCGACCGGGTACTGGAGATGGCCGCGGGCCGGCTGCGGGAGGTCCGGTGA
- a CDS encoding sugar ABC transporter permease, whose protein sequence is MTPADRVERALEDVLDRAAVTAAEVGHRFPLFADPDTGRWVTTGRGSWTGGFWAGLLWLRARHTGDEADRALASACTARLAGWVEADTATRGLIHWYGTALAVGDAGAEELRNRAARACLTALDPELGLVPWGSAFGGPRLLARVDGVPGMVPLLATAGLEGAAAAASHLHRHIDLCVREGLAPALRFEADTGWQACDDPPPGWSRGRAWLLLAVADALHRPGAAGWKPARLEGVAAQLAAPRTGSARRIVPLADEAWPDGPVDTSAAAITAVALLKLARIPGPRAAEYSHRAVVILDRLVTAHLTGRDGTRPAGMLLDGCYDVGRGAAVRHELVWGDFFLALGLAALTGLVDVREV, encoded by the coding sequence GTGACCCCGGCCGACCGGGTCGAGCGCGCACTGGAGGACGTCCTCGACCGGGCCGCCGTCACCGCGGCCGAAGTCGGCCATCGCTTCCCCCTGTTCGCCGACCCGGACACGGGCCGCTGGGTGACCACCGGCCGTGGTTCGTGGACCGGTGGGTTCTGGGCCGGGCTGCTGTGGCTGCGGGCCCGGCACACCGGCGACGAGGCCGACCGGGCCCTCGCCTCCGCGTGCACGGCGCGGCTGGCCGGCTGGGTGGAGGCCGACACCGCCACCCGTGGTCTGATCCACTGGTACGGAACCGCTCTGGCCGTCGGTGATGCCGGTGCGGAAGAGCTGCGCAACCGAGCCGCCCGGGCCTGTCTGACCGCGCTGGACCCCGAACTCGGTCTGGTCCCCTGGGGATCTGCGTTCGGTGGACCCAGGTTGCTGGCCCGCGTGGACGGAGTCCCCGGCATGGTGCCGTTGCTCGCCACCGCGGGCCTCGAGGGCGCCGCGGCAGCCGCCTCCCACCTCCACCGGCATATCGACCTGTGCGTCCGCGAGGGGTTGGCGCCGGCCCTGCGTTTCGAGGCGGACACGGGCTGGCAGGCATGCGACGATCCGCCGCCCGGCTGGAGCCGGGGGCGGGCATGGCTCTTGCTGGCAGTGGCCGACGCGTTGCACCGCCCCGGCGCCGCTGGGTGGAAGCCGGCCCGTTTGGAGGGCGTGGCAGCGCAGTTGGCCGCCCCGCGGACGGGGTCTGCCCGACGAATCGTTCCCCTGGCGGACGAGGCATGGCCCGACGGCCCGGTGGACACTTCGGCCGCCGCGATCACGGCGGTCGCGCTGCTGAAGCTCGCCCGCATCCCAGGACCCCGGGCGGCGGAATACTCCCACCGCGCCGTCGTGATCCTGGACCGGCTGGTCACCGCACATCTCACGGGGCGGGACGGGACCCGGCCGGCCGGCATGCTGCTGGACGGCTGCTACGACGTCGGGCGGGGTGCCGCCGTACGGCACGAACTGGTGTGGGGCGACTTCTTCTTGGCCCTCGGGCTCGCTGCCCTCACCGGACTGGTCGACGTCCGGGAGGTGTAG
- a CDS encoding metal ABC transporter permease — protein sequence MTLATADLGELLQLLPVQRAGFALLLAAIGLPVIGVVIVGLDIMPVRFAMMHVALLGIAVGILTGLDPMLCALVACALAGAGVAPLARTPDGLSGAMGLLMSLAIAAALLVLAVSGVNASGAFALLWGSILSVGTADLVVLAVLAVVVPGLFWWRRRDVALLLYDRELAQCSGVPVRGLTLVLLVLVAVAVAGAIKLTGALLVDALTLLPALAARHLGTSLKSITVWAVGIGITVNLTGFLIALRLDWPPGPVLVLTAGAVVLAVHLIPERRISSWRAPASVSLPSSH from the coding sequence GTGACCCTCGCCACCGCCGACCTCGGTGAACTCCTGCAACTTCTGCCCGTGCAGCGGGCCGGGTTCGCCCTGCTGTTGGCCGCGATCGGACTACCGGTGATCGGGGTGGTCATCGTCGGGCTCGACATCATGCCGGTCCGGTTCGCGATGATGCACGTCGCTCTGCTGGGCATCGCGGTCGGCATCCTGACCGGACTCGACCCGATGCTGTGCGCGCTGGTGGCCTGCGCCCTGGCCGGTGCGGGGGTCGCTCCGCTCGCCCGCACCCCGGACGGCCTGTCCGGCGCGATGGGCCTGCTGATGAGTCTCGCGATCGCGGCCGCGCTGCTGGTCCTCGCGGTCTCGGGAGTCAACGCCTCGGGCGCGTTCGCGTTGCTGTGGGGGTCGATCCTGTCCGTCGGCACCGCGGACCTGGTGGTGCTGGCGGTGCTCGCCGTCGTCGTACCCGGGCTGTTCTGGTGGCGACGCCGCGATGTGGCGCTGCTGCTGTACGACCGTGAACTCGCGCAGTGCTCGGGCGTCCCGGTACGCGGACTGACCCTGGTGCTGCTGGTACTGGTCGCGGTCGCGGTGGCCGGAGCGATCAAACTCACCGGCGCGCTACTGGTCGACGCCCTGACCCTGCTGCCCGCGCTCGCCGCGCGCCATCTGGGCACCTCGCTGAAATCGATCACCGTGTGGGCGGTCGGTATCGGCATCACCGTGAATCTGACCGGGTTCCTCATCGCTCTCCGGCTGGACTGGCCACCCGGGCCGGTCCTCGTCCTGACCGCGGGGGCAGTCGTCCTCGCCGTCCATCTCATACCCGAACGGAGAATCAGCTCATGGCGCGCACCCGCGTCCGTATCACTTCCCTCCTCGCACTGA
- a CDS encoding class I adenylate-forming enzyme family protein codes for MTVALHDLLPADLRRSWVIDGTCPDLDLYSLFRARQIADLHRTALLDAKGKLCYTALDRKVRCLATGLRDLGISPGDVVGVQLPNGRNAVVADLALAALGAVALPFPVGRGSLEAECLLRRAEAVAVIAAVEHRGNHHAADLNTLAPALPALRHVIAAGPGNAPEGTVPLAQLLRSDPSAFVPARPDPDSAARILVSSGSEAEPKMVVYSHNALAGGRGNFLASLMPEQTPPRCLFLVPLASAFGSNGTAVTLARHGGTLILLDHFTPEAAIAAVREHEPTHILGVPTMVRMMLDRLDSTGEKLPAPTALILGGSALDGTTAEHAARAFGCPVVNLYGSADGVNCHTGLGSETPAADGQGVVAGRPDPRVADIRIADTETQEQLPDGAIGEIIARGPMTPMCYVASPDLDARYRTREGWVRTGDLGLLDKDGTLHIVGRLKDIVIRGGANISPAEVERELAAHPHVRDVVCVGVPDEVMGERLAACVVSRTTDSPTLESLCAHLTERGLEQRKHPERLLVVEELPLTPAGKPDRAGLRRRLTDNLPPERDLAAVPLAQAG; via the coding sequence GTGACCGTCGCACTGCACGACCTGCTGCCCGCCGACCTCCGCCGCTCCTGGGTGATCGACGGCACCTGCCCCGACCTCGATCTCTACAGCCTCTTCCGGGCCCGCCAGATCGCGGACCTCCACCGCACCGCCCTCCTCGATGCCAAGGGCAAACTCTGCTACACCGCCCTCGACCGCAAGGTGCGATGTCTCGCCACCGGCCTCAGAGACCTCGGCATAAGCCCAGGAGATGTGGTCGGCGTCCAACTACCCAACGGACGCAACGCCGTTGTCGCCGATCTCGCCCTGGCCGCCCTCGGCGCCGTGGCGCTGCCCTTTCCGGTCGGCCGCGGCAGCCTGGAGGCCGAGTGTTTGCTGCGCCGCGCGGAGGCCGTCGCGGTCATCGCCGCGGTTGAGCACCGAGGCAACCATCACGCCGCCGACCTGAACACTCTGGCCCCGGCGCTGCCCGCACTGCGGCACGTTATCGCCGCCGGACCCGGCAACGCTCCAGAAGGAACGGTTCCGCTCGCGCAGTTGCTGCGATCCGACCCGAGTGCGTTCGTCCCCGCCCGGCCGGATCCGGACAGCGCCGCCCGCATCCTCGTCTCGTCCGGCTCCGAGGCAGAGCCGAAGATGGTCGTCTACTCCCACAACGCGCTCGCGGGCGGGCGCGGCAACTTCCTCGCCTCGCTGATGCCCGAACAGACACCGCCGCGCTGCCTGTTCCTGGTGCCGCTCGCCTCGGCCTTCGGCTCCAACGGCACCGCGGTCACTCTCGCCCGGCACGGCGGGACGCTCATTCTCCTCGATCACTTCACCCCGGAAGCCGCGATCGCCGCGGTTCGCGAACACGAGCCCACGCACATCCTGGGCGTGCCCACCATGGTGCGCATGATGCTCGACCGGCTCGACAGCACGGGCGAGAAACTGCCCGCCCCCACGGCCCTGATCCTCGGTGGCTCGGCCCTGGACGGGACCACGGCGGAGCACGCCGCCCGCGCGTTCGGCTGCCCGGTCGTCAACCTCTACGGCTCGGCCGACGGGGTCAACTGCCACACCGGGCTGGGCAGCGAAACCCCGGCCGCTGACGGGCAAGGTGTTGTCGCGGGCCGTCCCGATCCTCGCGTCGCCGACATCCGCATCGCCGACACCGAGACCCAGGAACAGCTGCCGGACGGCGCGATCGGAGAGATCATCGCGCGAGGCCCGATGACCCCCATGTGCTACGTGGCCTCCCCGGACCTGGATGCCCGCTATCGCACCCGCGAAGGCTGGGTCCGCACCGGAGACCTCGGACTCCTCGACAAGGACGGCACTCTTCACATCGTCGGACGCCTCAAGGACATCGTCATCCGCGGCGGCGCCAACATCAGTCCTGCCGAAGTCGAACGGGAACTGGCCGCCCACCCCCACGTACGCGACGTGGTGTGTGTCGGCGTCCCCGACGAGGTGATGGGGGAGCGGCTGGCGGCATGTGTGGTGTCCCGCACCACCGATTCCCCGACGCTCGAGTCACTGTGTGCGCACCTGACGGAACGGGGGCTCGAGCAGCGCAAGCACCCCGAGCGCCTCCTGGTGGTGGAGGAACTTCCCCTGACTCCGGCAGGCAAGCCCGACCGAGCAGGGCTGCGTCGGCGCCTGACCGACAACCTGCCGCCGGAGCGGGACCTCGCTGCGGTTCCGCTCGCTCAGGCAGGCTGA
- a CDS encoding CoA transferase — translation MASPATTQTVRPLDGLHLDSSGPPELTGLVAEHLRLLGARTEPEPAASNHVRSVPGARNPRSVQIALTGDGFGPQEARVTWADPSSGSADEATVQAATGIMAVHGRREGEPRGLAVDYATTAAAVLTVQGLLAGLLGQARGGPAARVATSADRAGLLSVSQYLAATGADEGEAAELAAGGPPFTAGDGTLFELETLDPGAWAAFWRALDAPADAIRAGWRPFQFRYATACAPFPQALHTTTRAQSWQRIRQAASVSGAEVCPLGTLAARAAEHDGGAPWSLTSHAEGPRPPASLPAPVRPLAGLTVLEAGRRIQAPLAAHLLGRLGADVIRIEPPGGDPLRGMPPACSGISARWLALNRGKEAVEVDITSSQGRRRLRDLAAGADVFLHNWAPGKAAQLGLDRDDLAEANPVLVYAYTSGWAERLPGAPMGTDFMVQARTGVGEAVRPADEPPAPSLMTLLDVMGGLLGTEAVLAGLLLRERTGQGVRVDSSLLGAADVLTAPALRRAATGGSARRPAGFRRPLRTADGWIAPADACAAAAGAYDLRDLHTDEALTQLREHGLTATAVTTDLADLHHDPRFAGSISRDTHGAPAVPDPWSFA, via the coding sequence ATGGCGTCACCAGCCACCACGCAGACGGTCCGGCCACTCGACGGGCTGCACCTCGACAGTTCCGGGCCGCCCGAGCTGACCGGCCTCGTAGCCGAGCACCTGCGGCTCCTGGGAGCCCGGACGGAGCCTGAACCGGCCGCTTCGAACCATGTCCGTAGCGTCCCTGGCGCCCGTAACCCCCGGAGCGTGCAGATCGCGCTGACCGGTGACGGTTTCGGACCCCAGGAAGCCCGGGTGACCTGGGCGGATCCGTCGAGTGGGAGCGCCGACGAGGCCACCGTGCAGGCTGCCACCGGCATCATGGCCGTGCACGGCCGACGCGAGGGAGAGCCGCGCGGTCTGGCTGTCGACTACGCCACCACCGCGGCGGCCGTACTCACCGTCCAAGGACTCCTGGCAGGGCTGTTGGGGCAGGCCCGCGGTGGACCGGCGGCACGGGTGGCCACGAGCGCCGACCGGGCCGGGCTGCTGTCCGTCTCCCAGTACCTTGCCGCGACAGGGGCCGACGAGGGCGAGGCGGCCGAACTCGCCGCAGGCGGACCGCCGTTCACCGCGGGCGACGGCACCCTCTTCGAATTGGAGACCCTGGACCCGGGTGCATGGGCTGCCTTCTGGCGGGCCCTGGATGCGCCCGCCGACGCGATACGGGCAGGCTGGCGGCCCTTCCAGTTCCGGTACGCCACGGCCTGCGCACCCTTCCCACAGGCACTGCACACGACCACGCGCGCCCAGTCCTGGCAGCGGATCCGGCAGGCGGCATCGGTCTCCGGCGCCGAGGTCTGCCCGCTGGGGACACTGGCTGCGCGTGCCGCCGAACACGACGGCGGCGCACCGTGGTCACTCACCTCTCACGCAGAGGGCCCTCGCCCCCCGGCTTCACTGCCCGCTCCCGTACGGCCGCTGGCGGGACTGACCGTGCTGGAGGCCGGCCGCCGTATCCAGGCCCCGCTCGCCGCACACCTCCTGGGACGGCTCGGCGCGGACGTGATCCGTATAGAGCCGCCGGGCGGTGACCCGCTGCGCGGGATGCCCCCCGCCTGTTCCGGCATCTCCGCCCGGTGGCTCGCGCTCAACCGGGGCAAGGAGGCCGTCGAAGTGGACATCACGTCTTCGCAGGGCCGGCGTCGACTGCGGGATCTGGCTGCCGGTGCCGATGTCTTCCTGCACAACTGGGCCCCCGGGAAGGCCGCTCAACTCGGCCTCGACCGGGACGATCTGGCCGAGGCCAATCCTGTACTGGTGTACGCGTACACCAGCGGCTGGGCCGAACGTCTCCCGGGCGCTCCGATGGGTACGGACTTCATGGTCCAGGCCCGCACCGGAGTCGGGGAAGCCGTACGCCCCGCGGACGAGCCGCCCGCGCCGTCCCTGATGACCCTGCTCGACGTCATGGGCGGACTCCTCGGTACCGAGGCCGTGCTCGCCGGACTGCTGCTGCGCGAGCGCACCGGCCAAGGCGTCCGCGTGGACTCCTCACTGCTGGGCGCGGCCGATGTCCTCACCGCCCCCGCCCTGCGCCGGGCCGCGACCGGCGGAAGCGCGAGACGGCCGGCCGGGTTCCGCCGCCCCCTGCGTACCGCGGACGGCTGGATAGCCCCCGCCGATGCCTGCGCGGCCGCAGCCGGTGCATACGACCTGCGCGATCTGCATACCGACGAGGCCCTGACCCAGCTGCGTGAGCACGGCTTGACCGCAACCGCGGTCACCACCGATCTCGCCGACCTGCACCACGATCCGCGCTTCGCCGGCTCGATCAGCCGCGACACGCACGGTGCCCCCGCCGTTCCCGACCCCTGGAGCTTCGCGTGA
- a CDS encoding acyl-CoA dehydrogenase family protein has protein sequence MTEFVRSRVMPCEPVLDAGGPIAAATLRDLRTQAKEQGLWALPLPADLGGQGLHLSEYAQLAEAEGASDHGPAALGSAPMLDVLMLQRHGCARIGDLYLERLVAGELRTCFAMTEREVQGTDPLMTSTRAVQEADGSWAVSGRKWFTSGAADADLVTVLARTDGVPSDREGLSLVVVPTDSPGFRVVRELPVLGAGGQWEIELDHVTVPGDHLIGERGKALAIAGERLQLGRALRCLRWLGQAQRAFELMCERANTRAGSRGPLAGHQLVQQHVFESLLALRTTRPLVHEAVALIAGGLDAHVEVGLAKVAAARMLQQVTDAAIQIHGAAGLGPDTALPALFRTGRAARILDGPDELHITSVARRVLRTSSSGGRSGGRP, from the coding sequence GTGACGGAGTTCGTACGCAGCCGGGTGATGCCGTGCGAGCCCGTACTGGACGCAGGAGGCCCGATCGCCGCAGCCACCCTGCGTGACCTTCGGACCCAGGCCAAGGAACAGGGTCTGTGGGCCTTGCCGTTGCCCGCAGATCTGGGCGGCCAGGGCCTGCACCTGTCGGAGTACGCCCAACTGGCAGAGGCCGAGGGAGCGAGCGACCACGGGCCGGCCGCCCTGGGCTCCGCACCGATGCTGGACGTGCTGATGCTGCAGCGCCACGGCTGCGCCCGGATAGGCGACCTGTACCTCGAACGGCTGGTGGCCGGGGAGCTCCGCACCTGTTTCGCGATGACCGAAAGGGAGGTCCAGGGCACGGATCCCTTGATGACCAGTACCCGCGCCGTGCAGGAGGCGGACGGGAGTTGGGCCGTCAGCGGCCGCAAGTGGTTCACCTCCGGAGCCGCCGACGCCGACCTGGTCACGGTGCTCGCCCGAACCGACGGAGTGCCCTCCGACCGTGAGGGGCTCTCCCTCGTCGTGGTCCCCACCGACTCCCCCGGATTCCGCGTCGTACGCGAACTGCCCGTCCTCGGTGCAGGCGGCCAATGGGAGATCGAACTCGACCATGTCACCGTCCCCGGCGACCATCTGATCGGCGAACGCGGCAAGGCTCTCGCCATCGCCGGAGAACGGCTCCAACTGGGCCGGGCCCTGCGCTGCCTGCGCTGGCTCGGTCAGGCCCAGCGGGCCTTCGAGCTGATGTGTGAGCGCGCCAACACCCGCGCCGGGTCACGTGGTCCGCTCGCCGGCCATCAACTGGTTCAGCAGCATGTCTTCGAGTCGCTGCTCGCTCTGCGCACCACCCGCCCACTGGTCCACGAGGCCGTGGCACTCATCGCCGGCGGGCTGGATGCGCATGTGGAGGTCGGCCTGGCCAAGGTCGCCGCCGCCCGCATGCTTCAGCAGGTGACGGACGCCGCCATCCAGATCCATGGCGCGGCCGGACTCGGCCCCGACACAGCCCTGCCCGCGCTCTTCCGTACCGGCCGTGCGGCCCGAATCCTCGACGGCCCGGACGAGCTGCACATCACGTCCGTCGCACGGCGGGTACTGCGCACCTCCTCCTCGGGCGGACGAAGCGGCGGCCGTCCATGA
- a CDS encoding copper chaperone PCu(A)C: MTDPDRAPAAEGWRPSRRRLRDGLYAALAPVAACAVALGGLTTWAKAGAAGSPPRIKVSDGRVFLPYGDNEDTAAFFRIANSGGAADQLVSVTSPAVESAMLSRHESADSGAGFMRMVDSAEIPAGDTVVMSPSGLDVMVRTKAPWQVGDTVPFVLHFRHGGPVDTVVVVVRPGS, encoded by the coding sequence ATGACGGATCCCGACCGGGCACCCGCGGCTGAGGGCTGGAGGCCGAGTCGTCGGCGTCTGCGCGACGGACTCTACGCCGCGCTCGCCCCGGTGGCCGCCTGCGCGGTGGCCCTCGGCGGGCTGACGACCTGGGCCAAGGCCGGGGCCGCCGGCAGCCCGCCACGGATCAAGGTCAGCGACGGGCGTGTCTTCCTGCCCTACGGCGACAACGAGGACACCGCGGCGTTCTTCCGGATCGCCAACAGCGGTGGGGCCGCTGACCAACTGGTCTCGGTGACGTCGCCCGCCGTCGAGAGTGCCATGCTGAGCCGGCACGAAAGTGCCGACAGCGGAGCCGGTTTCATGCGCATGGTCGACTCTGCGGAAATCCCGGCGGGCGACACCGTCGTCATGTCACCGAGCGGCCTGGACGTGATGGTGAGGACGAAGGCCCCCTGGCAAGTGGGCGATACAGTCCCGTTCGTTCTGCACTTCCGCCACGGCGGACCGGTCGACACCGTCGTGGTCGTGGTCCGGCCCGGCAGCTGA
- a CDS encoding metal ABC transporter solute-binding protein, Zn/Mn family has protein sequence MARTRVRITSLLALSAALVLVTGCGSDSDSSSRSGTEGKEGKPVVVVTTTWEGAFAKAAGAEDVKVIVPQSVHHAPDYDPKPSDLAAVAKADFVLYAPFEPYAGKIKEAAGSKAELVEVSLDNDADKVGAEVARLGKLFGTEDVAAKWKTAFDAEYAKLSKDLKAAWPGGKSPAVVTQVFTAWSAKLAGATTVGTYGPEPVTPAQLADLSKKKPALVLDNAHMSTGTVLPDSGAKQVKVVNYPGEDLDLLPVYRNAAAELKKAMSGS, from the coding sequence ATGGCGCGCACCCGCGTCCGTATCACTTCCCTCCTCGCACTGAGCGCAGCCCTGGTCCTGGTCACGGGCTGCGGAAGCGACAGCGACTCGTCGTCCAGGAGCGGCACCGAAGGCAAGGAGGGAAAACCGGTCGTGGTCGTCACCACGACCTGGGAGGGCGCCTTCGCGAAGGCCGCGGGCGCCGAGGACGTCAAGGTCATCGTGCCCCAGTCCGTGCACCACGCACCGGACTACGACCCGAAGCCGTCCGACCTCGCGGCAGTCGCCAAGGCCGACTTCGTGTTGTACGCACCCTTCGAGCCGTACGCCGGGAAGATCAAGGAAGCCGCCGGCTCCAAGGCCGAGCTGGTCGAGGTCAGTCTCGACAACGACGCCGACAAGGTCGGCGCCGAAGTGGCCCGGCTGGGCAAGCTGTTCGGCACCGAGGACGTCGCGGCGAAGTGGAAGACGGCCTTCGACGCCGAGTACGCCAAGCTGTCCAAGGACCTGAAGGCTGCCTGGCCCGGCGGGAAGAGCCCGGCCGTCGTCACCCAGGTCTTCACCGCCTGGTCCGCGAAGCTGGCGGGCGCCACCACCGTCGGCACTTACGGGCCCGAGCCGGTCACCCCGGCACAGCTGGCCGACCTCTCCAAGAAGAAGCCCGCCCTGGTCCTGGACAACGCCCATATGTCGACCGGAACCGTACTGCCCGACTCCGGTGCCAAGCAGGTCAAGGTCGTCAACTACCCGGGTGAGGACCTGGATCTGTTGCCCGTCTACCGCAACGCGGCCGCCGAGCTGAAGAAGGCCATGTCCGGGTCCTGA
- a CDS encoding MFS transporter produces MMQLFLLGALGPRLVDELGISPTVLGLTTTIGFGTAAVLSPAGGRIVDRIGPRRALVALLLVSAAALALIGAAPGAGFLLVAVALGGLPQALANPATNKAILAGVPPVRRGSVTGMKQSGVQLGAFAAGLPLTALAAGVGWRGAVWTAAGTAVVAALWTLRALPVDPPVKGAGSRSSLVPRGAIAWLTVFSLLLGCGIASVNTYLALFGAQRLGLGPTAAGALVAVLGVAGIAGRVGWSKAARPGRAEWLPGWLAAGAVGAALLLAAALLVHPLVWMAAVAVGVFAVSGNAVSMVLVMQRAAPGRTGQDSALVSAGFFAGFAVGPPVFGVLAEAGHYGPGWLLVAAEFAAACAVAMTWAVRERRQRTVSPA; encoded by the coding sequence GCGCTCGGCCCGCGCCTGGTGGACGAACTGGGTATCTCACCCACGGTGCTGGGCCTGACGACGACGATCGGCTTCGGGACAGCGGCGGTGCTGTCCCCGGCGGGCGGGCGGATCGTGGACCGGATCGGCCCGAGGCGCGCGCTCGTTGCGCTGCTGCTGGTGTCCGCCGCCGCGCTCGCGCTGATCGGTGCGGCGCCCGGTGCCGGGTTCCTCCTCGTGGCGGTTGCGCTGGGCGGTCTGCCTCAGGCCCTGGCCAACCCGGCGACCAACAAGGCGATTCTGGCCGGCGTTCCGCCGGTCCGGCGGGGCTCGGTGACCGGGATGAAGCAGTCGGGGGTGCAGCTGGGTGCGTTCGCGGCCGGGCTGCCCCTGACGGCGCTAGCCGCAGGCGTCGGCTGGCGTGGCGCGGTGTGGACCGCGGCCGGCACGGCGGTGGTGGCGGCCCTGTGGACGCTGCGTGCGCTGCCTGTCGATCCTCCGGTGAAGGGGGCGGGTTCTCGGTCGTCGCTGGTGCCGCGGGGAGCCATCGCCTGGCTGACGGTGTTCTCTCTGCTGCTGGGCTGCGGAATCGCATCGGTCAACACCTACTTGGCGCTGTTCGGCGCGCAGCGACTCGGCTTGGGGCCCACCGCGGCCGGCGCCCTCGTGGCGGTGCTGGGCGTGGCGGGGATCGCCGGCCGGGTGGGCTGGTCGAAGGCGGCCCGGCCGGGGCGCGCCGAATGGCTGCCGGGATGGCTCGCGGCCGGTGCGGTCGGAGCGGCTCTGCTCCTGGCGGCCGCGTTGCTCGTGCATCCGTTGGTGTGGATGGCGGCGGTGGCAGTGGGCGTGTTCGCCGTGTCGGGCAATGCCGTCTCCATGGTGCTGGTCATGCAGCGCGCCGCCCCCGGCCGGACCGGCCAGGACTCGGCGCTCGTCTCCGCCGGGTTCTTCGCCGGCTTCGCCGTAGGTCCGCCGGTCTTCGGCGTACTCGCGGAAGCCGGTCACTACGGGCCCGGCTGGCTGCTGGTCGCCGCGGAATTCGCGGCAGCCTGCGCAGTCGCGATGACCTGGGCGGTACGGGAGCGACGGCAGCGCACGGTGAGTCCGGCGTGA